The Vicia villosa cultivar HV-30 ecotype Madison, WI linkage group LG1, Vvil1.0, whole genome shotgun sequence genome includes a region encoding these proteins:
- the LOC131643448 gene encoding thiamine thiazole synthase, chloroplastic-like: MAAMATASSLITSTKSSFLNGRPIVTRTPTLIKSTSQKNSISMSLTTPPYNLDSFKFSPIKESIVSREMTRRYMTDMITYADTDVVIVGAGSAGLSCAYELSKNPNISIAIIEQSVSPGGGAWLGGQLFSAMVVRKPAHLFLDEIGVAYDEQEDYVVIKHAALFTSTIMSKLLAKPNVKLFNAVAAEDLIVKEGRVAGVVTNWALVSMNHDTQSCMDPNVMEAKIVVSSCGHDGPFGATGVKRLKSIGMIDFVPGMKALDMNTAEDAIVRLTREVVPGMIVTGMEVAEIDGAPRMGPTFGAMMISGQKAAHLALKALGKNNAIDGTCESGREEPELILASVESEDIVDA, encoded by the exons ATGGCAGCCATGGCCACTGCATCATCTCTCATCACTTCTACCAAGTCCTCATTCCTCAATGGAAGACCAATTGTTACTCGCACCCCCACCCTCATCAAATCCACCTCCCAAAAAAATTCAATCTCCATGTCACTAACCACACCCCCTTACAATCTGGATTCCTTCAAGTTCAGCCCTATCAAAGAATCCATCGTCTCCCGTGAAATGACCCGCCGTTACATGACTGACATGATCACCTACGCCGACACCGACGTCGTCATCGTCGGCGCCGGTTCCGCCGGTCTCTCATGCGCATACGAGCTAAGCAAAAATCCTAACATCAGTATCGCTATCATCGAACAGTCCGTCAGTCCCGGCGGCGGTGCATGGCTAGGCGGCCAGCTCTTCTCCGCCATGGTTGTCCGCAAACCAGCTCACCTCTTCCTCGATGAAATCGGTGTTGCTTACGATGAACAAGAGGACTACGTTGTCATCAAGCATGCTGCGTTGTTCACTTCAACAATCATGAGTAAGCTTCTTGCGAAACCGAACGTGAAGTTGTTCAATGCTGTGGCTGCCGAGGATTTGATTGTGAAGGAAGGTAGAGTTGCTGGTGTTGTGACGAACTGGGCTTTGGTTTCGATGAACCATGATACACAGTCTTGTATGGATCCTAATGTTATGGAGGCGAAGATTGTGGTGAGTTCTTGTGGACATGATGGACCTTTTGGTGCTACTGGTGTGAAGAGGTTGAAGAGTATTGGGATGATTGATTTTGTTCCGGGAATGAAAGCTCTTGACATGAATACTGCTGAAGATGCTATTGTTCGTCTTACAAGGGAGGTTGTTCCTGGTATGATTGTTACTGGTATGGAGGTTGCAGAAATTGATGGTGCCCCAAGAATG GGTCCAACATTTGGGGCAATGATGATATCCGGACAGAAAGCTGCACATTTGGCATTGAAGGCATTGGGGAAGAATAATGCAATTGATGGAACATGTGAATCTGGTAGGGAAGAACCAGAGCTTATTTTGGCTTCTGTTGAATCAGAGGATATTGTTGATGCTTAA